One part of the Paraburkholderia flagellata genome encodes these proteins:
- the zwf gene encoding glucose-6-phosphate dehydrogenase yields MQTQIESGFTFVLFGATGDLSMRKILPALYEAHRSGMLAESGKIVGVARHEEDRAAYIQWVDEHVKPHVTKNGGFEDNAWASFLERIVYVKLDLSRAEDFTHLRDGIASLPGIRVFYLATGPSLFVPICRALAAVGLNENSRIVLEKPLGYDLKSSNAINDAVGEIFAEGQIYRIDHYLGKEPVQNLLALRFGNALFEPLWRREWVESIQITIAEELGVEARGDFYDNTGALRDMVQNHLLQLLSIVAMEPPHSMDSDSVRDEKLRVLRALKPINPLDISKVAVRGQYHAGVIRGQSVPGYATEHGVKPESHTETFVALKVEIENWRWAGVPFFLRTGKRLADRVAEIVVNFRPVPHSALGAPALRPGANRLVIRLQPNENIRLYCLAKQPGEGMNLASVHLDLAFDQFFREGQMEAYQRLLLDVINGRLALFVRRDEQEAAWTWVEPILNEWAASPRAPKPYAAGTWGPAAASAMLAQHGTCWLEEEN; encoded by the coding sequence ATGCAAACCCAGATCGAATCAGGTTTCACGTTCGTGCTCTTCGGCGCCACCGGCGACCTGTCGATGCGCAAGATTCTCCCAGCCCTGTATGAAGCGCACCGTTCAGGCATGCTCGCGGAGTCGGGCAAGATCGTGGGCGTCGCGCGCCACGAAGAGGATCGCGCAGCGTACATCCAGTGGGTCGACGAGCACGTCAAGCCGCATGTGACGAAGAACGGCGGCTTCGAAGACAACGCGTGGGCCAGCTTCCTCGAGCGCATCGTCTATGTGAAGCTCGACCTCTCGCGCGCCGAAGACTTCACCCACTTGCGCGACGGCATCGCGTCGCTGCCCGGCATTCGTGTGTTCTATCTGGCCACGGGCCCGTCGCTCTTCGTGCCGATCTGCCGCGCGCTCGCCGCCGTCGGCCTGAACGAGAACTCGCGCATCGTGCTGGAAAAGCCGCTCGGCTACGACCTCAAGTCGTCGAATGCGATCAACGACGCCGTGGGCGAGATCTTCGCCGAAGGCCAGATCTACCGGATCGACCACTACCTCGGCAAGGAGCCGGTGCAGAACCTGCTCGCGCTGCGTTTCGGCAACGCGCTCTTCGAGCCGCTGTGGCGCCGCGAGTGGGTCGAGAGCATCCAGATCACGATTGCCGAAGAACTGGGCGTCGAGGCGCGCGGCGATTTTTATGACAACACGGGCGCGCTGCGCGACATGGTGCAAAATCACCTGTTGCAGCTGCTTTCGATCGTCGCCATGGAACCGCCGCATTCGATGGATTCGGATTCGGTGCGTGACGAAAAGCTTCGCGTGCTGCGCGCGCTCAAGCCGATCAACCCGCTCGACATCAGCAAGGTCGCGGTGCGCGGGCAGTATCACGCGGGCGTGATCCGCGGCCAGTCGGTGCCGGGCTATGCGACCGAGCATGGCGTGAAACCCGAGAGCCACACCGAGACCTTCGTGGCGCTCAAGGTGGAGATCGAGAACTGGCGCTGGGCGGGCGTGCCCTTCTTCCTGCGCACCGGCAAGCGTCTTGCCGACCGCGTGGCCGAGATCGTCGTGAACTTCCGCCCGGTGCCGCATTCGGCGCTCGGCGCGCCGGCGCTGCGCCCGGGTGCGAACCGCCTCGTGATCCGGCTGCAGCCGAATGAGAACATCCGCCTCTACTGCCTCGCGAAGCAGCCCGGCGAAGGCATGAATCTCGCGAGCGTGCATCTGGATCTCGCGTTCGACCAGTTCTTCCGCGAAGGGCAGATGGAGGCTTACCAGCGCCTGCTGCTCGACGTGATCAACGGCCGCCTCGCACTCTTCGTGCGCCGCGACGAGCAGGAAGCGGCGTGGACGTGGGTCGAGCCGATCCTGAACGAGTGGGCCGCTTCGCCGCGTGCGCCCAAGCCGTACGCGGCCGGCACATGGGGACCGGCGGCGGCGAGTGCGATGCTCGCGCAGCACGGTACTTGCTGGCTCGAAGAAGAGAACTGA
- the pgl gene encoding 6-phosphogluconolactonase: MIELHVFDDPRVQSDALARAVGDALHASLAAQQAAPGTTVRRATLAVSGGTSPRPFLETLSTHRFDWAHIDVTLVDDRWVPDTDSASNARLARETLLTHEAASARFLPLVDVAQDLDAHVAALNADPARKLPSVAVLGMGEDGHTASIFADAPEWHEAITTARPFVAVHPQAAPHARVSWSMQALRQVDRLFLLIAGQRKLEVLQQAAAAEQNNAISKLANDKGVRLDVYWCA; the protein is encoded by the coding sequence GTGATCGAGCTTCACGTATTCGACGACCCGCGCGTCCAATCCGACGCGCTGGCGCGAGCCGTGGGAGACGCGCTACATGCGTCGCTCGCCGCTCAGCAAGCGGCGCCCGGTACTACCGTGCGCCGTGCAACGCTCGCCGTCTCCGGCGGCACGAGCCCGCGCCCCTTCCTCGAGACCCTTTCGACGCACCGCTTCGACTGGGCGCACATCGACGTCACGCTCGTCGACGACCGCTGGGTGCCCGACACCGACTCCGCGAGCAACGCGCGCCTCGCGCGCGAGACGCTGCTCACGCACGAAGCGGCCAGCGCGCGCTTCCTGCCGCTCGTCGATGTGGCGCAGGATCTCGACGCACACGTCGCCGCACTCAACGCCGACCCGGCCCGCAAGCTTCCGAGCGTCGCCGTGCTCGGCATGGGCGAGGATGGCCATACGGCCTCGATTTTCGCCGATGCCCCCGAATGGCACGAAGCGATCACCACGGCGCGCCCGTTCGTGGCCGTGCATCCGCAGGCCGCGCCGCACGCGCGCGTTTCGTGGTCGATGCAGGCGCTGCGCCAGGTCGATCGGCTGTTCCTGCTGATCGCGGGACAGCGCAAGCTCGAAGTGCTGCAGCAGGCCGCCGCGGCCGAACAAAACAACGCCATCTCGAAGCTGGCGAACGACAAGGGAGTGAGACTCGATGTCTACTGGTGCGCCTAA
- a CDS encoding bifunctional transcriptional regulator/glucokinase, giving the protein MSTGAPNKNAPGAGQHADGPRLLADIGGTNARFALETRPGEIGQVRVYPCAQYPGVAEVIQQYLKDNKIGRVNHAAIAIANPVDGDQVRMTNHDWTFSIEATRRALGFDTLLVVNDFTALAMALPGLTDSQRVQVGGGQRRQNSVIGLLGPGTGLGVSGLIPADDRWIALGSEGGHASFSPQDEREDIVLQFARKKWPHVSFERVCAGPGVELIYRALAARDKKKVPAEINPAEIVKRAHDGEALAVETVECFCGILGSFAGNIAMTLGSLGGIYIGGGVVPRLGELFTRSSFRQRFESKGRFDTYLANVPTYVITAEYPAFLGVSAILAEQLSNRAGAGSSAVFERIRQMRDALTPAERRVADLALNHPRSIINDPIVDIARKADVSQPTVIRFCRSLGCQGLSDFKLKLATGLTGTIPVSHSQVHLGDTATDFGAKVLDNTVSAILQLREHLNFEQVENAITLLNGARRIEFYGLGNSHIVAQDAHYKFFRFGIPTIAYGDLYMQAASAALLGKGDVIVAVSKSGRAPELLRVLDVAMQAGAKVIAITSSNTPLAKRATVALETDHIEMRESQLSMISRILHLLMIDILAVGVAIRRASPDADLGNAVEKAREHADDDASAVLDWLSHGASPTARD; this is encoded by the coding sequence ATGTCTACTGGTGCGCCTAATAAAAACGCCCCTGGCGCAGGCCAGCACGCCGACGGTCCGAGGCTGCTCGCCGACATCGGCGGAACCAATGCGCGCTTCGCGCTGGAAACGCGTCCCGGCGAGATCGGCCAGGTGCGCGTGTATCCGTGCGCGCAGTATCCGGGCGTGGCGGAAGTGATCCAGCAATACCTGAAGGACAACAAGATCGGTCGCGTGAATCATGCGGCCATCGCCATTGCGAATCCGGTCGACGGCGACCAGGTGCGCATGACCAATCACGACTGGACCTTCTCGATCGAAGCGACGCGCCGCGCGCTTGGCTTCGACACGCTGCTGGTCGTCAACGATTTCACCGCGCTCGCCATGGCGCTGCCCGGCCTGACCGACTCGCAGCGCGTGCAGGTGGGCGGCGGCCAGCGCCGCCAGAACAGCGTGATCGGCCTGCTCGGTCCGGGCACGGGTCTCGGCGTCTCGGGTCTCATTCCCGCCGACGACCGCTGGATCGCGCTCGGCAGCGAAGGCGGCCACGCAAGCTTCTCGCCGCAGGACGAGCGCGAAGACATCGTGCTGCAGTTCGCGCGCAAGAAGTGGCCGCATGTGTCGTTCGAGCGCGTGTGCGCGGGGCCCGGCGTCGAGCTCATCTATCGCGCGCTCGCCGCACGCGACAAGAAGAAAGTGCCCGCGGAGATCAACCCGGCCGAAATCGTGAAGCGCGCCCATGATGGCGAAGCGCTCGCGGTCGAGACCGTCGAATGCTTCTGCGGCATTCTCGGCAGCTTCGCGGGCAACATCGCGATGACGCTCGGTTCGCTCGGCGGCATCTACATCGGCGGTGGCGTGGTGCCGCGCCTGGGCGAACTGTTCACGCGCTCGTCGTTTCGCCAGCGCTTCGAGTCCAAAGGCCGTTTCGACACCTATCTCGCGAACGTGCCCACCTACGTCATCACGGCGGAGTATCCGGCGTTCCTCGGCGTTTCGGCCATTCTCGCGGAGCAGCTTTCGAATCGCGCGGGCGCCGGATCGTCGGCCGTGTTCGAACGCATTCGCCAGATGCGCGACGCGCTCACCCCCGCCGAGCGCCGCGTGGCCGACCTCGCGCTCAACCATCCGCGCTCGATCATCAACGATCCGATCGTCGATATCGCGCGCAAGGCCGACGTGAGCCAGCCCACGGTCATCCGCTTCTGCCGCTCGCTTGGCTGCCAGGGCCTCTCGGACTTCAAGCTCAAGCTCGCCACGGGCTTGACGGGCACGATTCCGGTAAGCCACAGCCAGGTGCATCTGGGCGACACCGCCACGGACTTCGGCGCGAAGGTGCTCGACAACACCGTCTCGGCCATCCTGCAATTGCGCGAACACCTGAACTTCGAGCAAGTCGAGAATGCGATCACGCTGCTCAATGGCGCGCGCCGCATCGAGTTCTATGGCCTCGGCAATTCGCACATCGTCGCGCAGGACGCGCACTACAAGTTCTTCCGCTTCGGCATCCCGACCATCGCCTATGGCGACCTGTACATGCAGGCCGCTTCCGCCGCGCTGCTCGGCAAGGGCGACGTGATCGTGGCCGTTTCGAAGTCGGGCCGCGCGCCGGAACTGCTGCGCGTACTCGACGTCGCGATGCAAGCGGGCGCGAAGGTGATCGCAATCACGTCGAGCAACACGCCGCTCGCCAAGCGCGCGACCGTGGCGCTCGAAACCGATCACATCGAGATGCGCGAGTCGCAGCTTTCGATGATCTCGCGCATTCTGCATCTGCTGATGATCGACATCCTCGCGGTGGGCGTCGCGATTCGCCGCGCTTCGCCCGATGCGGATCTGGGCAATGCCGTCGAAAAGGCGCGCGAGCATGCCGACGACGACGCATCGGCCGTGCTCGACTGGCTGAGCCACGGCGCGTCGCCTACGGCGCGCGACTGA
- a CDS encoding Bcr/CflA family multidrug efflux MFS transporter, producing the protein MSHSPRRRPDGRLILLLGALAACGPLATDMYLPSLPAIAQSFGVSAAAAASTLTSFMAGFSIGMLLYGPVSDAYGRRPVLLGGIALFTLASIACWLSFSVGELVIVRFLQALGAGAASVLSRAIARDAHEPSDAAKVLSMVAIVTAIGPLLAPLIGGQLLLLGGWRVVFVVLTLFGLACAVAAYLRVPETWPPEKRESAAVLRSFAAYGRLLRDPLVWGHMLCGGMAFAAMFTYISATPFVYIEYFHVSPQHYGFFFGANVFGIMLGNFLNTRFIGRLGTLRMVSIASSVSIGASLFVALMCVTGWGGLWSIVFGLFFVVSVVGLLGANCATDLMYRYPKNAGAAAAVFGATQLALGALASAVVGWFPGISPFGMGVTIGVCGLFTWVGRALVVKWHGTPAPDTVQTATP; encoded by the coding sequence ATGTCCCATTCCCCACGCCGCCGGCCCGATGGCCGGCTGATCCTGTTGCTGGGCGCACTCGCCGCCTGTGGCCCGCTCGCCACCGACATGTATCTGCCAAGCCTGCCAGCCATCGCGCAGTCGTTCGGCGTGAGCGCCGCCGCCGCGGCCTCGACGCTCACGAGCTTCATGGCCGGCTTCTCGATCGGCATGCTGCTCTACGGCCCGGTGTCCGACGCCTATGGCCGCCGCCCCGTGCTGCTCGGCGGCATCGCGCTCTTCACGCTGGCCAGCATTGCCTGCTGGCTCTCGTTCTCGGTGGGCGAACTCGTGATCGTGCGCTTTCTTCAGGCGCTAGGCGCGGGCGCGGCCTCAGTGCTTTCGCGGGCCATCGCGCGCGACGCCCACGAGCCTTCCGACGCCGCCAAAGTCCTCTCGATGGTCGCGATCGTCACGGCGATCGGGCCGCTGCTTGCGCCGCTCATCGGCGGACAGTTGCTGCTGCTCGGCGGCTGGCGCGTGGTGTTCGTCGTGCTCACGCTCTTCGGCCTCGCGTGTGCCGTGGCGGCCTACCTGCGCGTGCCGGAAACCTGGCCGCCGGAAAAGCGCGAAAGCGCAGCCGTGCTGCGCTCGTTCGCGGCTTATGGACGCTTGCTGCGCGATCCGCTCGTCTGGGGGCACATGCTCTGCGGCGGCATGGCGTTCGCCGCGATGTTCACGTATATCTCGGCCACGCCGTTCGTCTACATCGAGTATTTCCACGTTTCGCCGCAGCACTACGGGTTCTTCTTCGGCGCGAACGTGTTCGGCATCATGCTCGGCAACTTCCTCAACACGCGCTTCATCGGGCGTCTCGGCACGCTGCGCATGGTGTCGATCGCGTCAAGCGTGAGCATCGGCGCGTCGCTCTTCGTTGCGCTCATGTGCGTAACGGGTTGGGGCGGTCTGTGGTCGATCGTGTTTGGCCTTTTCTTCGTGGTGAGCGTGGTGGGGCTGCTCGGCGCGAACTGCGCGACCGATCTCATGTATCGCTATCCGAAGAATGCGGGCGCGGCAGCGGCCGTATTCGGCGCGACGCAGCTTGCCCTCGGTGCGCTCGCAAGCGCCGTGGTCGGCTGGTTCCCGGGCATCTCGCCGTTCGGCATGGGCGTGACGATCGGCGTGTGTGGCCTGTTCACGTGGGTGGGACGCGCGCTCGTCGTGAAGTGGCACGGCACGCCGGCGCCGGATACGGTGCAAACCGCCACGCCGTGA